One genomic region from Prunus persica cultivar Lovell chromosome G3, Prunus_persica_NCBIv2, whole genome shotgun sequence encodes:
- the LOC109948053 gene encoding protein FAR1-RELATED SEQUENCE 5-like, with translation MDKIGFIKKDIYNLECSVNGKLRNHDVELVTEYFMAEQKKNEAFYFKIEGDGHDRFSRCFWADATSRRAYGFYGDVVVFDTTFNTNRYDLTFAPMLGVNNHGQTIVLACSFLSKETTKSFVWMFEEFKKAMPGGEPKTIITDQDAAMTIAISIAFPTTFYRLCIWHITSKFSIKLPPSAYKEYWREFQKAIWDTDNKDEFDAKWNIVVTKAGLTDHPWLSSMFDLRESWVPAYARQFFAAGMSSSQRAECSHGFFKQYISRRNSLMDFIIRFERPLSHQREKELVADHVDAFEVAQCILPMPMNKQMATLYTRTMFQKFEQELIQSTACFLELKTEDASKVVFNVSERKNWETRVAEVVYVKDSDHASCSCKRFEFVGIICKHILALFRRDQIEYMLDKYILKRWKKTAKSGLVSDANDNEIKDCADPGLLIKRCTMSRLASDMVEDALMSEEGCELLSETLKSLQVKLKLLKDGPSNNEVGGSS, from the coding sequence ATGGATAAAATCggttttatcaaaaaagataTCTACAATCTTGAATGTAGTGTGAATGGGAAGCTGAGGAACCACGATGTTGAACTAGTGACCGAGTATTTTATggctgaacagaaaaaaaatgaggctttttatttcaagattgaGGGAGATGGCCATGACAGGTTTAGTCGATGTTTTTGGGCAGATGCAACTTCTAGACGGGCATATGGGTTTTATGGAGATGTTGTTGTATTCGATACCACATTCAACACAAATCGATACGACTTGACATTTGCACCAATGTTGGGAGTTAATAACCATGGTCAGACAATTGTCTTAGCATGCTCATTTTTGAGCAAGGAAACGACTAAGTcgtttgtttggatgtttgagGAGTTTAAGAAAGCCATGCCAGGTGGCGAACCTAAAACGATCATTACAGATCAAGATGCGGCAATGACCATAGCGATTTCAATAGCCTTCCCGACTACATTTTATCGACTTTGCATATGGCACATCACATCAAAGTTCTCTATTAAGTTACCACCTTCTGCTTATAAGGAGTATTGGCGTGAATTTCAGAAAGCCATATGGGATACTGACAATAAGGATGAGTTTGATGCAAAATGGAATATTGTAGTTACAAAGGCTGGTTTGACTGACCATCCATGGCTAAGttcaatgtttgatttaaGGGAATCTTGGGTTCCAGCCTACGCACGACAATTTTTTGCCGCTGGAATGTCAAGCAGCCAAAGAGCAGAATGTTctcatggttttttcaagcaataCATATCAAGGAGAAATTCGTTGATGGATTTCATAATACGATTTGAGAGGCCACTTTCTCATCAACGTGAAAAAGAGTTAGTTGCTGATCACGTAGATGCATTTGAAGTGGCTCAATGTATTCTACCGATgccaatgaacaaacaaatggcTACCTTGTACACAAGGACAATGTTTCAAAAATTTGAGCAAGAACTAATACAAAGTACAGCATGTTTCCTAGAGCTCAAAACAGAGGATGCTTCTAAAGTTGTCTTTAACGTGAgcgaaaggaaaaattgggaaacaagaGTGGCAGAAGTCGTATATGTCAAAGATTCTGACCACGCATCGTGTAGCTGcaaaagatttgaatttgttggaattatttGCAAGCACATCCTAGCATTGTTCAGAAGGGACCAGATTGAATATATGCtcgataaatatattttgaagaggtGGAAGAAAACTGCGAAATCTGGATTGGTGTCAGATGCAAATGACAACGAAATTAAAGACTGTGCAGATCCTGGTCTTTTAATAAAGCGGTGTACAATGTCTCGACTTGCTTCAGATATGGTTGAGGATGCATTAATGAGTGAAGAAGGATGTGAGCTACTGTCAGAGACTCTAAAAAGTTTGCaggtgaagttgaagttgttgaaggATGGACCAAGTAATAACGAAGTTGGAGGGTCCAGCTGA